One Cellulomonas sp. NS3 genomic region harbors:
- a CDS encoding extracellular solute-binding protein, translated as MGLLALAACSSGAGDDAETDASPDGGTEIRLWLNGTDTSDELREYLITTFAEENPGSTLVIEEQDWNGLVPRLQTALTSADQTPDVVEIGNTQTPTFAYAGAFSDVSDLYEEVGGEKLLQGFVDAGKVDDTVYALPYYSGARAVFYRKDLFAAAGVSVPTTLAEFNDAAVKLQAANPAGTPNFSGFWFPGQDWYNGTAWIYTHGGELAVKDGDEWAGALSSPESQEALAEVQTLFQTGTSAPKDADSNEPWVPFNNGEAAMFSAPTWARWSIDLPECNKAVDPEDESEEAKALRTEQQKCNEEKTGVFALPGTEAGTPATVFAGGSNLAIPAKSENQELAQSLLKIIFSEEFQVMLGANGLIPGNSEYASSLGDDVYASAALDAALGAKLTPAAEKWADVEGARILEDFFQQVASGADLKTAAAEADQLLADTLN; from the coding sequence GTGGGACTGCTCGCGCTCGCCGCGTGCAGCTCCGGCGCCGGCGACGACGCCGAGACCGACGCCAGCCCCGACGGCGGCACCGAGATCCGCCTGTGGCTCAACGGGACGGACACGTCCGACGAGCTGCGCGAGTACCTGATCACGACGTTCGCCGAGGAGAACCCCGGCTCGACGCTCGTGATCGAGGAGCAGGACTGGAACGGGCTCGTCCCCCGCCTCCAGACGGCCCTGACCTCGGCCGACCAGACCCCCGACGTCGTCGAGATCGGCAACACCCAGACGCCGACGTTCGCCTACGCGGGTGCGTTCAGCGACGTGAGCGACCTCTACGAGGAGGTCGGCGGCGAGAAGCTGCTCCAGGGCTTCGTCGACGCGGGCAAGGTCGACGACACCGTCTACGCGCTCCCCTACTACTCGGGCGCCCGCGCGGTGTTCTACCGCAAGGACCTGTTCGCGGCGGCCGGGGTGTCCGTGCCCACGACGCTCGCCGAGTTCAACGACGCCGCGGTCAAGCTCCAGGCCGCCAACCCGGCCGGGACGCCGAACTTCTCGGGCTTCTGGTTCCCCGGGCAGGACTGGTACAACGGCACCGCCTGGATCTACACGCACGGTGGCGAGCTCGCGGTCAAGGACGGCGACGAGTGGGCCGGCGCGCTGTCGAGCCCCGAGTCGCAGGAGGCCCTCGCCGAGGTCCAGACGCTGTTCCAGACGGGGACGAGCGCGCCCAAGGACGCCGACTCCAACGAGCCGTGGGTCCCGTTCAACAACGGCGAGGCCGCGATGTTCTCGGCGCCGACGTGGGCGCGTTGGAGCATCGACCTGCCCGAGTGCAACAAGGCCGTCGACCCCGAGGACGAGTCCGAGGAGGCCAAGGCGCTGCGCACCGAGCAGCAGAAGTGCAACGAGGAGAAGACCGGCGTCTTCGCGCTCCCCGGCACCGAGGCGGGCACGCCCGCGACGGTCTTCGCCGGTGGCTCGAACCTCGCGATCCCCGCGAAGTCCGAGAACCAGGAGCTCGCGCAGAGCCTGCTGAAGATCATCTTCAGCGAGGAGTTCCAGGTCATGCTCGGCGCCAACGGGCTCATCCCGGGCAACTCGGAGTACGCCTCGTCGCTCGGTGACGACGTGTACGCCTCGGCCGCGCTCGACGCCGCACTGGGCGCCAAGCTCACCCCGGCCGCCGAGAAGTGGGCCGACGTCGAGGGCGCGCGGATCCTGGAGGACTTCTTCCAGCAGGTCGCGAGCGGTGCGGACCTCAAGACCGCCGCCGCCGAGGCCGACCAGCTCCTGGCCGACACGCTCAACTGA
- a CDS encoding carbohydrate ABC transporter permease: protein MRATVGRWSLGTVAVLVAVVWVFPIYWMISSSFLPSNRLQTPTPTFFPTDGTIANFRAVFRDSTFFESFRTSLAVTAVTLVAAILFAFVAALAVSRFRFRGRKSFIVAILVVQMIPAEGLFISQYQMLDGWGLVNAVLGLTIVYVAAILPFTIWMLRGFVTGVPIELEEAGMVDGLSRTGAFFKITFPLLAPGLVASGVYGFLQAWNEYTLALVVMTEPSRRTLPLWLQGLVEANRATDWGVVMAGSTLIAVPVILFFLFVQNKMTSGLVAGAVKG from the coding sequence GTGAGGGCCACCGTCGGGCGCTGGTCGCTCGGGACGGTCGCCGTCCTCGTCGCGGTCGTCTGGGTCTTCCCGATCTACTGGATGATCTCGAGCTCGTTCCTGCCGTCGAACCGGCTGCAGACGCCGACGCCGACGTTCTTCCCGACCGACGGCACGATCGCGAACTTCCGAGCGGTCTTCCGCGACTCGACGTTCTTCGAGTCGTTCCGCACGTCGCTCGCCGTGACCGCCGTGACGCTCGTCGCCGCGATCCTGTTCGCGTTCGTCGCGGCGCTCGCCGTGTCCCGGTTCCGGTTCCGCGGGCGCAAGTCGTTCATCGTCGCGATCCTGGTCGTGCAGATGATTCCCGCCGAGGGGCTCTTCATCTCGCAGTACCAGATGCTCGACGGCTGGGGCCTGGTCAACGCCGTGCTCGGCCTGACGATCGTGTACGTCGCGGCGATCCTGCCGTTCACGATCTGGATGCTGCGCGGCTTCGTGACCGGCGTGCCCATCGAGCTCGAGGAGGCCGGCATGGTCGACGGGCTCTCGCGCACCGGCGCGTTCTTCAAGATCACCTTCCCGCTGCTGGCCCCCGGGCTCGTCGCGTCGGGCGTCTACGGGTTCCTGCAGGCGTGGAACGAGTACACGCTGGCGCTGGTCGTCATGACCGAGCCGTCGCGTCGCACGCTGCCGCTGTGGCTGCAGGGGCTCGTCGAGGCGAACCGCGCGACCGACTGGGGCGTCGTCATGGCGGGCTCCACGCTCATCGCGGTGCCGGTGATCCTGTTCTTCCTGTTCGTGCAGAACAAGATGACGAGCGGGCTCGTCGCGGGGGCGGTGAAGGGGTGA
- a CDS encoding carbohydrate ABC transporter permease — MSGPRLGRAVAPAAPPPPGVVPAPGLTPPDLPPAGLPPAAAGTRPPVVPRRRPLRTRLGAYLLLVPATAAVAVGLGYPLVRQLVLSFQEYGLAQQFGRPAEWVGLANYRTLLSDPYVWGVIGRSIAFCLVNAALTMVIGMALAVLMAKVGRAARMTLQVGMLLAWGTPVLATMTVWQWLFDSQYGVINWLLAEPLGLDGWRYHSWLIEPLSFYAVATVIVVWMSVPFVVFTVYAGLLQVPTETMEAAQLDGANGWDRFRLITIPMVKPVLFVVALLQVIWDLRVFTQVYVLQRAGAPTRDTHLLGTYIYSLSKEFSMAGAMATIMLVLTLALTWFYIRRMLREEEL, encoded by the coding sequence ATGTCCGGCCCCCGTCTCGGCCGAGCGGTCGCCCCCGCCGCACCTCCCCCGCCCGGCGTCGTGCCGGCCCCGGGCCTCACACCCCCCGACCTGCCGCCCGCCGGCCTGCCGCCCGCGGCCGCCGGCACCCGGCCCCCCGTCGTCCCCCGCCGGCGCCCGCTGCGCACCCGGCTCGGCGCCTACCTGCTGCTGGTCCCCGCGACCGCCGCGGTCGCCGTGGGCCTCGGCTACCCGCTCGTCCGCCAGCTCGTCCTGTCCTTCCAGGAGTACGGCCTGGCCCAGCAGTTCGGCCGGCCCGCGGAGTGGGTGGGCCTCGCGAACTACCGGACGCTGCTGTCCGACCCCTACGTGTGGGGCGTCATCGGCCGCTCGATCGCGTTCTGCCTCGTCAACGCCGCGCTCACGATGGTGATCGGCATGGCGCTCGCGGTGCTCATGGCCAAGGTCGGCCGCGCCGCCCGCATGACGCTGCAGGTCGGGATGCTGCTCGCGTGGGGCACCCCGGTGCTCGCCACGATGACCGTGTGGCAGTGGCTGTTCGACTCGCAGTACGGGGTCATCAACTGGCTGCTGGCCGAGCCGCTCGGGCTCGACGGCTGGCGCTACCACTCGTGGCTGATCGAGCCGCTGTCCTTCTACGCCGTCGCGACGGTCATCGTCGTGTGGATGAGCGTGCCGTTCGTCGTCTTCACGGTGTACGCGGGCCTGCTCCAGGTCCCGACCGAGACGATGGAGGCGGCGCAGCTCGACGGCGCGAACGGCTGGGACCGGTTCCGGCTCATCACCATCCCCATGGTCAAGCCCGTGCTCTTCGTCGTCGCGCTGCTCCAGGTGATCTGGGACCTGCGCGTGTTCACGCAGGTGTACGTGCTGCAGCGCGCCGGGGCACCCACGCGCGACACCCACCTGCTGGGCACCTACATCTACTCGCTCTCCAAGGAGTTCTCGATGGCCGGAGCGATGGCCACGATCATGCTGGTCCTGACCCTCGCCCTGACCTGGTTCTACATCCGCCGGATGCTGCGCGAGGAGGAGCTGTGA